One Defluviitoga tunisiensis genomic window carries:
- a CDS encoding potassium channel family protein gives MNRTFYIIEGSGLAYSLAKKLLLLGNKVFYVSNKKSNLEILDGLKVNFPSLELINQDPTDINWIENLDLDRKVEAMIIISEDDAFNFVVSWLLKQFFEEIKIIALVNSPEDEIVFQSIKVETIVPIKWMEKLIESSLIYEDVTEFFNPYVDKLSVLEITIDPGDKADSKKLKEVKLPQNAIIGVLIRKNGEIMVPNGETSILLGDRLIVLALKDKVDEVVNALK, from the coding sequence ATGAATAGGACATTTTATATAATAGAGGGTTCAGGGTTAGCTTATTCGCTAGCCAAAAAGTTATTGTTATTAGGTAATAAAGTATTCTATGTGAGTAATAAAAAATCTAATTTAGAAATATTAGATGGTTTAAAGGTCAATTTTCCATCTTTAGAGCTTATTAATCAAGATCCTACAGACATCAACTGGATAGAGAATTTAGATTTAGATAGAAAAGTAGAAGCAATGATAATTATATCTGAGGATGATGCCTTTAATTTTGTTGTATCTTGGTTATTAAAACAATTTTTTGAAGAGATAAAGATAATTGCTTTAGTCAATTCACCAGAAGATGAGATTGTGTTTCAATCTATTAAAGTTGAAACTATAGTTCCAATTAAATGGATGGAGAAACTGATTGAATCATCTTTAATTTATGAGGATGTTACAGAATTTTTTAATCCTTATGTTGACAAACTGTCAGTTTTAGAAATTACAATTGATCCTGGAGACAAAGCTGATAGTAAAAAGTTAAAAGAGGTCAAATTACCCCAAAATGCTATCATAGGGGTCTTGATAAGGAAAAATGGTGAAATTATGGTACCAAACGGAGAAACCTCTATTCTTTTGGGTGATAGATTAATAGTGTTAGCACTTAAAGATAAAGTTGATGAAGTGGTAAATGCTTTAAAATAG
- the phoU gene encoding phosphate signaling complex protein PhoU, which yields MDFTRFETELTLLRGTLSKLLSDVLKMLEDSISSLKNKDLVLAQMILDSDEEIDEMNRQIEESVYQILARFRPMGKDLRYAITMIKLSNDLERIGDLSCNIAEKTQQYQNFDIYEILEAKEINQMLKVAIEMIKGAYKAFEERDVDSAIKIWKKDDIVDELEIEVRKKAINRLSDPDFSQELVVPYILLARDIERIADHATNLCEELVYIEIGKEIINIVREEQENK from the coding sequence ATGGATTTTACAAGGTTTGAAACTGAACTAACTCTATTACGAGGAACATTATCCAAATTATTATCTGACGTATTAAAGATGCTTGAAGACTCAATCTCTTCATTAAAAAATAAAGATTTAGTTTTAGCCCAAATGATTCTTGATTCAGATGAAGAAATTGACGAAATGAACCGCCAAATTGAAGAATCTGTTTATCAAATTCTTGCCAGATTCAGACCTATGGGAAAAGATTTAAGGTATGCAATTACTATGATAAAACTATCCAACGATTTAGAAAGAATAGGCGATTTATCATGTAATATTGCTGAAAAAACACAGCAATATCAAAATTTTGATATATATGAAATATTAGAAGCAAAAGAAATTAATCAAATGTTAAAAGTTGCTATTGAGATGATAAAAGGAGCTTATAAGGCTTTTGAAGAACGTGATGTAGATTCCGCAATAAAAATCTGGAAGAAAGATGACATTGTAGACGAGTTAGAAATTGAAGTTAGAAAAAAAGCTATAAATAGACTATCTGATCCGGATTTCAGTCAAGAACTAGTCGTTCCTTATATCTTATTAGCTAGAGACATTGAAAGAATTGCAGACCATGCAACTAATTTATGCGAAGAACTTGTATACATAGAAATAGGAAAGGAAATTATCAATATAGTTAGAGAGGAACAAGAAAACAAATAA
- a CDS encoding ROK family transcriptional regulator, translating to MPNNTYNLELVKEQNRTMVIEILNSLGTTTRTELANITGLTRATITNIINEFLEVNLIEEVGTIDGKVGRKRKLIKINEDAFYVVGIEFGVNIVRTGVYNLNGKNISFSEKEINSYAKPNDILENIYYIVDETISNFKFDVDRIKGIGVVMPGIIDSDKKVLESVHPFPLLKNYPLCKQIEKHYKIPVWLENDANGAALGEKWFGHGKNYQNYVFVVGDAGIGAGIIINGQLYRGAFNSAGEIGHTLFSRDFIQLENEGGLYKLTEKYKLPIEELLKLSKNNADIYETLCEINQAFAIGIVNLVNTISPEAVIIGGRILNGGYHLIREIKRIVEEYSFSLESPKILVASKKESAILAGAASIAIEQIVSSPYQFLLNS from the coding sequence ATGCCAAATAATACTTATAATTTAGAACTTGTTAAAGAACAAAATAGAACAATGGTAATAGAAATATTAAATTCACTAGGGACCACAACACGAACTGAGCTTGCAAACATTACTGGCCTCACACGAGCAACTATTACAAATATAATTAATGAGTTTTTAGAAGTAAACTTAATAGAAGAAGTTGGCACTATAGACGGTAAAGTAGGTAGAAAAAGAAAATTGATAAAAATTAATGAAGACGCTTTTTATGTTGTTGGAATTGAATTTGGAGTAAATATTGTACGGACAGGGGTTTATAATCTTAATGGAAAGAATATATCTTTTTCAGAAAAAGAAATTAATTCTTATGCAAAACCCAACGATATTTTAGAAAATATATATTATATTGTGGATGAAACAATTTCAAATTTTAAATTTGATGTTGATAGAATAAAAGGTATAGGGGTTGTAATGCCTGGAATAATTGATAGTGATAAAAAGGTACTAGAATCCGTTCATCCTTTTCCACTATTGAAAAATTATCCTTTATGTAAACAAATCGAAAAACACTATAAAATACCTGTATGGCTAGAAAATGACGCAAATGGTGCTGCACTTGGTGAAAAATGGTTTGGACATGGAAAAAATTATCAAAATTATGTATTTGTTGTTGGAGATGCAGGAATTGGTGCAGGAATAATTATCAATGGACAATTATACAGAGGAGCTTTTAATTCAGCTGGTGAAATTGGTCATACTCTATTTTCTAGGGATTTTATTCAATTAGAAAATGAAGGAGGTCTTTATAAACTAACTGAAAAATATAAACTTCCTATTGAAGAATTACTCAAACTTTCTAAAAATAATGCAGATATTTATGAAACACTTTGTGAAATAAATCAGGCTTTTGCTATTGGTATTGTAAATTTAGTTAATACGATTAGTCCAGAAGCTGTAATAATTGGTGGAAGAATACTAAATGGAGGATATCATCTAATTAGAGAAATAAAACGAATTGTTGAAGAATATAGTTTTTCTTTAGAATCTCCAAAGATTTTAGTCGCTTCAAAAAAGGAAAGTGCAATTTTGGCTGGTGCCGCTTCCATTGCTATTGAGCAAATAGTATCTTCTCCCTATCAATTTCTATTAAATAGTTAA
- a CDS encoding carbohydrate ABC transporter permease — protein sequence MSVQKKKSRAGFFIILPSLIFIGIFVYYFIFLTIRTSTSNWNSFSALVKGEYNFVGLRNYQRLFQDPRFQTDMWNTLFFTLFFLAGCVILGLFLANIIDKKLKGSNFFQNLFLFPMAISYVVTGTVWGWIFAPGNLPSDPQGINLLLQKIGLSKFQWMWYTSTQSIGKFNLALIPVIIAAVWQMSGYVMAMYLAGLRAIPEELIEASQVDGATGTQVFWRIKMPMLRPITLSAMIVIGHMSLKIFDLIYAMTGSGPNNVTDMPAIYMFEQMFRSNRYAIASAIAIIMLVMVAVVIIPYLYYSFRGSK from the coding sequence ATGTCTGTTCAAAAAAAGAAATCCAGAGCAGGATTTTTTATAATTCTACCATCATTAATTTTTATTGGCATATTTGTTTATTATTTCATATTTCTAACTATAAGGACTTCTACCTCAAATTGGAATAGTTTTTCTGCTTTAGTTAAGGGCGAGTATAATTTTGTAGGATTAAGAAATTATCAAAGACTTTTCCAAGATCCTAGATTTCAAACTGATATGTGGAATACTTTATTTTTTACATTATTTTTTCTCGCAGGATGTGTAATACTTGGACTATTTCTTGCTAATATAATTGATAAAAAGTTAAAAGGTTCTAATTTTTTCCAAAATCTATTTTTATTTCCAATGGCGATTTCCTATGTGGTTACAGGAACTGTTTGGGGTTGGATATTTGCACCTGGAAATCTTCCTTCAGATCCTCAGGGTATTAATCTTTTACTTCAAAAAATCGGCTTATCAAAATTCCAATGGATGTGGTATACAAGCACCCAATCAATTGGTAAGTTTAATTTAGCCCTTATCCCGGTTATAATTGCTGCTGTTTGGCAAATGTCTGGTTACGTCATGGCAATGTATTTAGCAGGGTTAAGAGCAATTCCTGAAGAATTGATCGAGGCATCTCAAGTCGATGGAGCAACAGGAACTCAAGTCTTTTGGAGAATAAAAATGCCTATGTTAAGACCTATTACTTTGAGTGCAATGATAGTTATAGGACACATGTCATTGAAGATATTTGACTTAATATATGCAATGACAGGAAGTGGTCCAAATAATGTTACAGATATGCCTGCTATTTATATGTTTGAACAAATGTTTAGGTCTAACAGATATGCCATTGCTTCAGCAATAGCAATAATAATGTTAGTTATGGTTGCGGTAGTAATAATTCCTTATCTTTACTATTCTTTTAGGGGGTCAAAATAA
- a CDS encoding carbohydrate ABC transporter permease: MAERTSKTSTIVYYIILIIFTIFYIIPFYVTISTSFKPFEEVSIATMWNLPKKISLDGFKVAFARLSPNLKNSLYLTIPATLISAMIGSINGFALSKLKFKYSNLIFALLLFGMFIPYQSVLFPLIQFFQKTGLYGTIPALIIAHVIYGIPITTLMFKNYYEEIPDELIEAASVDGANIWQSYTKILLPISMPGFVVVIIWQFTNIWNEFLFAVTVTSDPTKQPITVALVNLAGSQVVEWNVQMAGALLAALPTLIVYILLGRYFVRGLLAGSVKG; this comes from the coding sequence ATGGCTGAAAGAACGAGTAAAACTTCAACAATTGTATATTATATCATTTTAATTATTTTTACAATATTTTATATTATTCCATTCTATGTAACAATAAGTACTTCTTTTAAACCATTTGAAGAAGTATCTATTGCCACAATGTGGAATTTACCAAAGAAAATATCTTTAGATGGTTTTAAAGTGGCTTTCGCTAGACTAAGTCCAAATCTTAAAAATAGTTTATATCTTACAATTCCTGCAACACTAATTTCGGCAATGATTGGGTCAATAAATGGTTTTGCATTATCCAAACTAAAATTTAAATATTCAAATTTAATTTTTGCATTATTATTGTTTGGAATGTTCATACCTTATCAAAGTGTCTTATTCCCTCTTATACAATTCTTCCAAAAAACTGGATTGTATGGTACTATTCCTGCATTGATAATTGCTCATGTTATATATGGAATTCCAATTACCACCTTAATGTTTAAAAATTACTACGAAGAAATACCAGATGAACTAATAGAAGCTGCTTCCGTAGATGGTGCAAATATATGGCAATCATATACAAAAATTCTTCTTCCAATTTCAATGCCAGGTTTTGTCGTTGTTATAATCTGGCAATTCACTAATATTTGGAATGAATTCTTATTTGCAGTAACAGTTACAAGTGATCCTACTAAACAACCTATTACTGTAGCTCTAGTTAATTTAGCAGGAAGCCAAGTGGTCGAATGGAATGTACAAATGGCAGGAGCATTATTAGCTGCACTTCCTACTTTGATAGTCTACATACTCCTAGGTAGATATTTTGTTAGAGGTCTACTTGCTGGATCAGTTAAAGGATAA
- a CDS encoding ABC transporter substrate-binding protein translates to MKKWFVLILLSFLTLMTVFAQSGEIEIFSWWTGGGEEAALLATIADFEQLYPNIKVINATVAGGAGTNAKAVLKTRMLGGNPPDTFQVHAGWELTDTYVIPGLMEPLTDYLKLWGAYDKFPSGLIDIVSYEGEVYSIPLTIHRSNVIFYNKKLFNEIGLTKEPETWQEFIAALDKAKASGYIPLAMGDKEKWEAGQIVENLMVAEFGAANYNALFNGELSFNDNRLDSALQKMVQLMNYVNVDHAALAWQEAARLLYDNKAVFNLMGDWAEGYFKELGWTPGEDFGWFELPGTQAVFVLISDTFGLPKNAPHRNNALIFLEYLASPRAQEIFNPIKGSIPGRVDANPGDDPYLIETAEDFRTLAISPSIVHGSAAPEAFVTSFNDAVNALVTTKNITQAKQMILWAAEDVGLLTD, encoded by the coding sequence ATGAAAAAGTGGTTTGTATTAATTTTATTAAGTTTTCTAACTTTGATGACTGTATTTGCTCAAAGTGGAGAAATAGAAATTTTCAGTTGGTGGACCGGTGGAGGTGAAGAAGCTGCATTATTAGCAACGATTGCAGATTTTGAACAGTTATATCCAAACATTAAAGTCATCAACGCAACTGTAGCTGGTGGTGCAGGTACCAATGCAAAAGCTGTATTGAAAACAAGAATGCTGGGAGGCAACCCTCCTGATACATTCCAAGTACACGCAGGTTGGGAATTAACAGACACGTATGTTATTCCAGGACTGATGGAACCTTTAACTGATTACCTCAAACTTTGGGGTGCATACGATAAATTTCCAAGTGGTTTAATAGACATAGTTAGTTATGAAGGGGAAGTATATTCAATTCCATTAACTATTCATAGAAGCAATGTTATTTTCTACAACAAGAAATTGTTTAACGAGATTGGTTTAACAAAAGAACCTGAAACATGGCAAGAATTTATAGCTGCATTAGATAAGGCAAAAGCTTCTGGATACATTCCTTTAGCAATGGGTGATAAAGAAAAATGGGAAGCTGGTCAAATTGTAGAAAATCTAATGGTTGCAGAATTTGGTGCTGCAAATTACAATGCACTATTTAATGGAGAATTATCTTTTAACGACAATAGACTTGATAGTGCACTTCAGAAAATGGTTCAACTCATGAACTATGTTAATGTTGATCACGCTGCCTTAGCATGGCAAGAAGCCGCAAGACTTTTGTATGATAACAAAGCAGTTTTCAATTTAATGGGAGACTGGGCAGAAGGTTATTTTAAAGAATTAGGATGGACCCCTGGCGAAGACTTTGGTTGGTTTGAACTTCCTGGGACTCAAGCAGTATTTGTTTTAATATCAGATACATTTGGATTACCTAAAAATGCACCTCACAGAAATAATGCACTTATTTTCTTAGAATATTTAGCCTCTCCAAGAGCACAAGAAATATTTAATCCTATAAAAGGTTCTATTCCAGGCAGAGTTGATGCAAATCCTGGAGATGATCCCTATCTAATAGAAACTGCTGAAGACTTCAGAACATTAGCGATTAGCCCTTCAATAGTACATGGTTCTGCTGCACCAGAAGCATTTGTAACTTCCTTTAACGACGCAGTGAATGCTCTTGTTACTACAAAAAATATTACTCAGGCGAAACAAATGATTCTTTGGGCAGCTGAAGATGTAGGTTTATTAACAGATTAA
- a CDS encoding TrkH family potassium uptake protein: MSSYREFLILRYKAIFRNVGNITIGLSLLILAISFFALINDGNKLFFSFFIPAILTFLTGLFFRIISRGERKKELSIHDATVTVFLVWSLAIFLSSLPFIFANYLNFTQAIFESTSGWTGTGLSMFLDVEILPKSILLWRSVTQYVGGAGFAIITVIIAGSVGAGIYQAEGRSDNLVPNLRESAKIILRIYIIWAIIGTILLMTIGKLPFFDSFNHTLTALATGGFSTKNLSIGAYNSLSVEIIIMILMIMGATGFGIHYAAILMVKNFFRYRKELKKGVLTKLEFKEKIRSEPFLKNPEPRLMFVILLIFSTLLFLFSLLQMYGIKEGIINSIFQSISSLTGTGFSTVSFINWNSFGLLILTLLMIFGGMMDSTSSGLKLYRIYIAFELVLNQIKSFFKPSGTTFYLEVYKGISRKKIDVDAIKNVIVVFTAYFVTYFVGVFVLLGYGYSLPNVLFELASTVSNVGLSVGITGPQAPLGVLWTEIIVMYLGRLEFFVIINSCIKIIRDLREVTTF, encoded by the coding sequence GTGTCTTCATATCGTGAATTTCTTATCTTAAGATATAAAGCAATTTTTAGAAACGTAGGAAACATAACTATAGGCTTGTCTCTATTAATACTAGCAATTTCTTTTTTTGCCCTCATAAATGATGGAAATAAGTTATTTTTCTCTTTTTTTATTCCAGCAATCTTAACATTTTTAACTGGATTATTCTTTAGAATAATAAGTAGAGGAGAAAGAAAGAAAGAATTAAGTATACATGATGCTACTGTTACCGTCTTTTTAGTTTGGAGTCTTGCAATATTTTTATCTTCTCTTCCTTTCATTTTTGCAAATTATTTAAATTTTACTCAAGCTATTTTTGAATCTACAAGCGGATGGACCGGTACAGGTCTTTCAATGTTTTTAGATGTTGAAATATTACCTAAATCTATTTTATTGTGGAGATCAGTTACTCAATATGTAGGTGGTGCTGGTTTTGCAATTATTACTGTAATTATAGCAGGATCTGTAGGTGCAGGAATTTATCAAGCTGAAGGGCGAAGCGATAATTTGGTTCCAAATTTAAGGGAGTCTGCAAAAATTATATTGAGAATATATATTATTTGGGCAATTATAGGAACAATTTTATTAATGACAATAGGTAAGCTACCTTTTTTTGATTCATTTAATCACACACTAACTGCTTTGGCAACAGGTGGATTTTCAACAAAGAATTTAAGTATAGGTGCTTATAATAGTTTAAGTGTAGAAATAATTATTATGATACTAATGATAATGGGAGCAACAGGATTTGGAATTCATTATGCTGCGATTTTAATGGTTAAAAATTTTTTTAGATATAGAAAAGAATTGAAAAAAGGAGTACTCACCAAACTCGAATTTAAAGAAAAAATAAGATCTGAACCTTTTCTAAAAAATCCTGAACCCAGACTAATGTTTGTTATACTATTAATATTTTCAACCCTACTTTTTTTGTTTTCTCTTTTACAAATGTATGGCATAAAAGAAGGGATAATCAACTCAATATTTCAAAGTATTTCTTCACTAACGGGAACCGGTTTTTCAACCGTATCATTTATTAATTGGAATTCTTTTGGCTTGCTTATCCTTACATTGTTAATGATTTTTGGCGGTATGATGGATTCCACCTCTAGTGGTTTGAAGTTATACCGTATTTATATAGCTTTTGAACTAGTACTTAATCAAATTAAATCTTTTTTCAAACCTAGTGGAACAACTTTTTATTTGGAAGTTTACAAGGGAATTTCACGTAAAAAGATAGATGTTGATGCTATTAAAAATGTGATAGTTGTGTTTACTGCATATTTTGTAACTTATTTTGTAGGGGTATTCGTTCTGCTAGGCTATGGATATTCTCTACCTAATGTCTTGTTTGAATTGGCTTCAACTGTTTCAAATGTTGGATTATCTGTTGGAATAACAGGCCCTCAAGCCCCACTAGGAGTTTTGTGGACTGAAATAATTGTAATGTATCTAGGAAGATTAGAATTTTTTGTAATTATTAATTCATGCATAAAAATTATTCGAGATTTAAGAGAGGTAACAACATTTTAG
- the pstB gene encoding phosphate ABC transporter ATP-binding protein PstB, translating to MFEQITTEKTILKIINFNGWYDQKQILKNINMDMFKNKISAIIGPSGCGKTTLLRSINRINDEIPDYRASGEIIYDGKNIYDKDIDITMLRKKIGMVFQKPVPFPMSIYENVAFGLKIHGLKDKRRIDEIVRLALKRAALWDEVKDELNKPARNLSGGQQQRLCIARALAVDPEILLLDEPTSALDPIATQKIENLIEHLSEDYSIIIVTHNLAQATRISDYMYFMYQGELIEWGPTRNMVRNPKKQLTEDYLNGRIS from the coding sequence AACAAATTACAACAGAAAAAACAATATTAAAAATAATAAACTTTAATGGATGGTACGACCAAAAACAAATATTAAAAAATATTAACATGGACATGTTTAAAAATAAAATTAGCGCTATCATAGGACCTTCTGGTTGTGGAAAAACCACATTACTTAGAAGTATTAACAGAATCAATGATGAAATTCCTGATTATAGGGCATCAGGAGAAATTATTTATGACGGGAAAAACATCTATGACAAAGATATTGACATTACTATGCTAAGAAAAAAAATAGGTATGGTATTTCAAAAACCTGTTCCATTTCCAATGTCAATATATGAAAATGTTGCTTTCGGTTTGAAAATACATGGTTTAAAAGATAAAAGAAGGATAGATGAAATTGTAAGGTTAGCTTTAAAAAGAGCTGCCTTGTGGGATGAGGTAAAAGATGAATTAAACAAACCAGCGAGAAACTTATCTGGAGGTCAACAGCAAAGACTTTGTATTGCGAGGGCATTAGCTGTAGATCCAGAAATTTTATTATTAGATGAACCTACTTCAGCATTAGATCCCATTGCTACACAAAAAATAGAAAATTTAATTGAACATTTATCAGAAGATTATTCTATAATAATAGTTACTCACAATTTAGCACAAGCTACAAGAATATCTGATTATATGTATTTCATGTATCAAGGCGAATTAATTGAATGGGGGCCAACTAGAAATATGGTAAGAAATCCTAAGAAACAGCTTACAGAAGATTACTTGAATGGAAGAATTAGCTAA